Genomic DNA from Choristoneura fumiferana chromosome 16, NRCan_CFum_1, whole genome shotgun sequence:
TTGCATACTGCTCTAATACATTTATTCTGTGCTCGAAACACCAGTTCTCTATTAGTTTTCAGAATATCACTCTCTACCTTAGTGTTGAGGAGAAGTAAGCATGGTAATTATTCGAAATAAATACAGTATACACCATTGTTTGGTCCATTATATTGCGCGCGAAAATTAAACTCACCTGCATCCATATGTATAACGTGCCAAATCCACATACAAAAATACTCAATGCCGTAAGGCAATAGTTGTCAACCTGAAAAtgttaaaaacattttgttaaacCTTAAAGACATATTTGGAAAACTAAACAAGATTGCATATTCGCAATTACCTGGCTGCTGCCACGCAATAAATAGAGAAAACGGTAGGGAAACGGTTCTTATGGTACATATAGGCTGATTCGGGAGACATAAGCGGGTAGGACCATAcctaccggattcagttagtttAGGCTACTATACCGTACCTACCAGTATGAGTgagattaatgtttttttttaaaatattgaaactAAAGACATGGTCACTGCAATTGAAAAAGTGGGAGTTTTACTTAAATTCGAATGTGAAcgatgggtgacactatttaccggcacggataataccgacatggataTACCGatccgatatttcgtgtacacgcccatacaaactggtgtcaaactgacaagagtttctatgggcgtgtacacgaagtatcaggtcggtatttccatttcGGTGTTGtacggccggtaaatagtgtcaacctgaacgatccattatcaagTACCTAACTGGTGGTTTAGGGTTGTTTCTGCTCACGACTCCCGAATTGTGCAGTATAAAGTTCTCTACACATTACAcagtatcataccatgaccgtaacagcaacgtgtcaggcaaaaatatattctttgtatcgaaaagtataagACTATGcacactagcacgtttcgtaaccaaccgtcgccggtcgcgtgtcatgtacaagtcaacgcacgttaaaagagctctgggtggctagtggaggggatacgtttgcgcatctgtcaactaacaaaacaagccaatggcgtgacggctgAGCGCACGCTactacgccccctcccgcgtcccccactgctccgccgccaatttggtccgtattccgtttgacactccgtctaacacgttcctattacggtcatggcatgacaCGGTGTAATGTGATTGATTGGTTATTTgaagtcttttgtatttttgttacttttttgtttttttttgtctctttttctggtttttctgtacatccatgtctcagtttgtattttcgacacggtgtaatgtgtagagcCTTTATTCTTCAAAATGATTGTTGGTAATCTTGTTCTCGCGCAATGAATATTCGCGGTAATCCTAACATCAAAAGAAAGTAGCGATCTTGCCTGACATACTCTTCGtcaattatttttctataaCGATGCAGGTGTTAATTATCAGAATTACGCGCCAGCTGCATGTTCCGACGATAATTCTAAACACGCAAAGCAACTTCCATTATTGTGCTATCTATATTAGAACCGTACAAAGCGCGTTGTGGTGGGGACCAAAACGGTCACAGCGCCCGCTACGGCTAAAAAGAAACTAATGGTATGAAAATAACTGGagtatagaaatagaaaataaatgaaaataactaATCTGTCAGATTTTTGCAGTAAACATTGACTGTGTTTAAGACAAATACGATGTGTTGTTAAGGTTTTAACAAGGTTTTAacgaaataagaataagacaagGGTATAAATTTTGGTAAGAAGAAATTCGCGGGTATTTGGACGAAACCCCGTTTCCGTGACAAGcaagttaatttttaactgaGAACAACAATGTTAATGTACCTAATCGCCAATACTGCCATCGTCCAGAACTGTCTAATGTAGTAAGTAAATATAGTATCTGCATGagattctattgaaataattacgatgtttatttacttttcgcTTGACAGTCGTGACAACATAAtataaattcaataatttaCATAGTTGCCACCGCTATGTGGCGCTGTCGTCGTGCAAGTTCCCAATAGTAAAATACCGTTTATTAATCATCAGTTGAGCCAACCATACCATCAGAATATACGACGATAATTTAATCGtgattaaaattttcaaatctcGGACGACTATGAATAATCTGCTTTTTTGTGGCTTCTTTAATCGTTATCAGGAATATAATAAGTTTAGGAGTAATCGCTATTCTTTAGTCGGTTGCATTTTGCGCGTATCTGGTGAAGACATTTAGAAAGCCGAATAGTCGAATGATACAAGAAAAGTATCACATATGTTTCTATGGAATCGCACTCTAACTTGAAATTGAATATAGTTGAATAATGATTTCACATTTAACTCAGACATTACGCTAATGCATCTTGACTGAACCCAATTAGATCACAATACCTAAGCGCATAAGTCCTAAGAATATTGAACTTACAGAAAAGTATTCTTATACTTTCTTActtttcacatatttttgatcaagttTTTGCTCAGAGGTATAAGAACTCGACGATACTTACATAGTCATAATGACAAATGGATAGCCACGACTGACACTTTCTAATGGGATTACAGACGCCTTAAAATACGAGTTAGCATGTTTTTTATCCGGCGTTACATATACTTAGCAACGTTCGGAAACCACACAAAAGCAATGGTAATTTATGGTTAGAATGtgacacaacaaaaaataaacgatttGGAGAATTCAGGCTGTCTCAGAAATAAATTAGGCATACCTTACCACAATCAGACaagaaattgtattttatgcaactaactgtatcgtaataggggtccttaaaacacgagtgtgggtttatgaaacgaggcgtagccgagtttcataatagggtcacatgagtgttttaaggcctaattacgtacagttgcatacaatattttatctatatccatatattaaatcctctatcatgtgttcaagaaccattgagaatgacctgcattaactctaactactcgtaggtaggtatgtctgccccacgagctgcgcccgctgcgcgcgcgacgacctgctgctgtcGTAATGactattacgatacagccgtgttcataacctatggtttttgaacgcataattgaggatttactatatgggtgtagataaaagttttttCAGGACTATTTTCCATGCAATAATTAATTTCGAATGACTCCACAACccttttactttattaattaagtataaggTTTCCCCAAATTCTTTCAGAATATTTTATCAAATGGTTGGGATAGGTAGTGGGTGAACACACTTGTGAATGTTCTTCaactctttttgtttttccacCCTTGTTCAAAATGGACCGCATAAAACTACACCTTTGTATTAAACATTCAAATGAAACACTTCTATAGGGCCCTCATTCTGAGTGGAAGCCTATACCCGGCAGCGGGACATATgttaggctgagatgatgatgatgacttttacAGGGGCATtaagtcaaactaacccaataaCCTTCTAAAATATTCCAGACGAATCTGAAGTCAGTATTTGATCATGCAATGCAGACTGCCACATCTTTCAGAACACACATACGAAATAAATACTAACATCATAACATGGAAACATGGTGAACCCTCTAAGGGCTTTATCACACTTGCAATTTGCGGGcaagttgaaagcgaggcgagcgcgtaACGAATTCGCCGCGAgtgcgcagcgagttcgctgcgtctACTCGTATAGTATGGGTCGCCGCGCTCGCCTTGCTTTcgactcgcccgcaaatcgcaaaTTTGAGTGATAAGGCCCTAatttaacttttatattattatgtctgAGGTACTGATGTGCCAGAGGAAACTACAAAATTTCGGAAACtactcacaattttgtatggggattgaaactttccgtttcttaaaggaccccggacctacTATGGAAAATGTGGcttcagttaaatatcctgagatttagatatgttatagatttcagtCCAGATCAAAACTCTCTAAGGGCGCTATCTCTGTTTTCGAGTCCCTTTCAGAGTTGTTTATAGACCGgaagatggtgacacaaaatataaggccatttgtaccagtatggcggttcttgaggagtctaattacggaatgaaaaaaaaatgatggtccatagcgctggtaccggcggcccaaccgcgtgggcgttaatcgaacgtgtcggataaataacgagtgtcatacgatttgttccacaaaaatgcttgtattttccgatagtcgataaaaaaagatgtaggcggtagcgtaatgccatacttcttCGGTGTGACTTACAAGCCCGCCATACCGACCCGAATacattaagtaataaaaaaaaaacaatcatgtgtTCCCTTTGAGTATACTCAAAGTTTGTTCCAGGctatttttttcgaattttctATTAACTgccacgcgattgggccgccggtaccagcgctatgaccatcattttcttttttgtcattccgtaattagacccctgaagaaccgccatactggtacaaatgaccTAATATCTAATGTCACCATCTCCCGGTCTATTAGTTTTTTAGACACTTGTTCACGATTTTGAAAtctaacatatcaaaatctcatgatatttaactgaaaccacattttcatAATTTAGGTCTGGGGTCcttttatcatcccagcctatatacgtcccactgctaggcacacgcctctcagaacaagagggcttgggccatagttcccatgcaccattgaattgcttcgcaggtttgtgcaggtttcctcacgatgtttttccttcaccgcaaagctcgtggtaaatttcaaatgtaattccgcacatgaatttcgaaaaactcagagcttCCTTCCATCACTcctttatgttatgttatggaCACTAAGGATCCCTATCCTATATGTGGTCTGAAATAAAGcacttctatttatttatttatttttaaatttcttttcttgtgaaaattgCCAGAATTTTCCGAGAATTTTTCCGACTTTTGGGAAACTTCCCGCAACTTGCACATGTATCTGTACTAAGTTTAGTAGTTAGTCATATATTATTCTATAATTAGTAAAAACCGTTAGTTACCTTTAGTAAAAACAGAAACAGGTACACCAGGAAGCCCAGAGACAAAAATGAGGCGGAGAGGGAAGATATCTTATTTGCAAAGGAAGTCACATTTGGGTTTGGTGTTAGTGCACCTAGAATATGGATCTGTCGGTAACGGTCATATATGATTTTGccggctgaaaaaaaaaaatgttagcacAACACAATGAATCAGTAAAAATGATAGTTGGATTACGGATGACATGAACACTGACCCGttagccacttttagcaattttaggttttaagtgaTAAAACAAGgtgcaagggagagtgtaataaTCTGTCTGTAGTGTGTttatatctgaggctccccatgaggctgacatagtcacatttggtgtgctaaagccttgttaaaatatcagagctaaaaaaaagtgataaaacaaagattttaccctaaaataaaaaaattcaatgatgttaaaaactcaattttaattcatttagtTTCATAGCAGTTAATATAAACCTTTTACCAATATAGAGggttgaaaacaaaaattatgttaAGCAGGCAGCTTTGTAAAGGTgcaacataattaaaaaaaaatgctgtcaGTATTTAAAACAATTTCCTATTTGATATTACAAGGTCGAAAAATATAAAGTTATCTAACACAGTTGTAAATGTTAGTGCATAGTTACTTATAatgataataacaataaaaaagacCTTGAAGTCTGCTAAAGTTAACCACAACAGTATCTAGAGCATTTAAGTGTGATTGCAATGATAAAGTATGACTCAGTACTTAGTGAAGGAATGCAATAGTTGTGTAACTTAATAGCATTTCTGCAAGATTTAcataacactaaaaaaatgcCTCTCACCTATTGCTCCGCTGGCCACATATAGTAATGCAAAGCCTGCATCTAATGAATTTGTTTCTTTCGCAATTTGGGAACAGAGCCTGGAATAaagacataaaaacaaatgtatAAAAGCTCATAACTTGCTGTTAAAGAACGTCAAGAACGGTGAAAGTACGGAATGAGCTAACTAGCAATAACAAATAATTGCAACAGTCTAGTCTGGTCTAAACACTAAGTTTAAATAATCAATGTGTTTTGTCACTAAAAAGACACATGTACTAAAGTATTTCTGCACTATTTCTATTGGAAAAGTTgcaaatgacgataaaaatacttaaagacGTTCACTTCGACTACCTTGGGCAAAATACATGGATAgccttataattattttaaatatgaactttacTTACGATAAAATATACGTAGTTGATAAAATAACCAGCCCACATTTAAAATACAACATAATTTGCAAAAGATAATTTACAGAATTGAGTCActaatatttactaaaaaaaaaaaatacttgtcacTGTCACTTCATAATCAGTTTCGGATACTAATAAACTGTAATTCCATGAGATAAATATGAATACAGTAAGTATGTCAATCGCgtacttttaaatataaacgATACTAAGAAAAGAATTGTACCAAACAATTACTTAAATATCTTGATGTATTTTCTACGGTAAAACTCCTACTGCTGTTAAACTTTAGTATGTTAGTGTTGTTTAGTTTAGATTAGATAGTGTAAATGTATCCGATcgactgtttgtttttttaagtttacccCCCTCCACATAGACAAAGAACTTTATCCCATACAACTCTGTCcctaattattactattattaattaGTCTTTTATTAGAGTACAATGTAAAACTGttgaaaaaaactataattataagtacAAAATCGTTGCTACGTTCAATTATTTTgcagttttacaatacaaagtAGCATCCTCATTTGCTTCACTCTGATATTGTACTCGTCTAAAGATATTTCAATAAACGTAATGCTAATGTCTACCTACACAAAAAAGAAATTGTCACAAACAGGAAATTGAATAACGCGTAGAAAAGTGAGGTCCCGACATAACTAAATACATTTACCAAAATGTTTGTTCCTTTGGCTGGTATGATTTTAAATCATTCCTATCCTCAAATGGTAGAAATGAATTAAAACACAACTGTTTAGCGCCTTAGCGCGCGCTATTTTTGACATTGACAGACGTCAAACAAATTGGTATCATAGGATAGGATTTAGGATAGGTGTCTGTACTTCGTTAAAGAAAGCCGAGCGataattgttttaagttttacaCTAGTTATTCTCATTAAAAATCGTTCCTGATTATCAATTAACAAACAATGTCCACACTACAACCTATTCATGCCCTAAACCTCGGTAAGAATTAATTTAAACCGTAGTAAGAACTGAAATCATCTGCCATATCATAACCCTTGTTTTGGttttgtttcgatattttttcagCTCGTTTTATGTTTCAGATTCAGTGCAGCAGCAAACATtcatcaaatattataattcgtTACCTGATGTAAGTATCATTAAAGTCATACATACCTAGTTGTTGCTTATTACTACAGTACTTACTGCAAAACCTTAACTGTTCAGATTATTGAATTAGTGTATGTGTACTTCATCACATACAAGTAAATTTTATGATACTACAAATCATAGCCACTTGTTTTGAAGTAGACAAATATTTTATTGGCCTTTACTAAAAGTTCTATTTCATGAATCTTAATGTGTGTAAATATCATGAATTGTGAGTCAGAAAAATGTGGCATCACCATATGAACCAAACAATACTTAAGTGTATCCACTACTTACTGGAAAGCATGTATGGCCGCTTGTAGACATCCATGGTTTTCACCAGACAACAGAcctttttttttgccggacttgcggtgttctATGGCTTacaatgtatgtgtgtgtgtacatgcaccagACACTTGCAGGTTGACAAAGCCATTCATCACTACAAAAAATGGTCCATTATCCGTAGAAAAAACCTTGGAAAAAGATTACACCACCACTGGTTGGTCTTACTCATTTTCTATGATGATTCATTACTTTTTAAACCAAGAGGCTTTTTTATGTTTGACACAACTGTTTCTCAAGCTACATAAAAAgtgtaataagaataagaattaggctaaaataaaataaaataaattatatatttttttattcaatttgcaATTTAAGCATTATTGACtagttttaacaaaataatcttAGTTATCCTCATAtcttataaattaatacatGTTGGTAAAGCTCAACTTCTCTTGAACCATGATGCTACTGAATCTTTGGCACTACTTAGTTTATTTCCCACTGATTTCCAGAATCCTGGTTTTTCTGTTGTACTTGTTACTTGGGGTGGCATTTCTGCTTCATTTTCTGGAACACTTTGAGACTTTGATATTTCTTTGTTAGTACTTATTGGTTCCTGAATTTCTTGGGTATTTGACTTAGGATCATTTTCTCTGCCTTGGTGATTATATTTACCTACATTCATTGGGATTTGACTTAATGGCTTCAAGTCACCAATTTGTTCCCAAGTCTTTTCTTGCTCCAAGTTTTGACTTTGTTGATCTAAATTCTCAAACTGTTGCAGACTTTGCTGATTTAAGTCTTTACTTTGCTGTCCAAAGTCTTCCAATTGTTGTCCTGTATTTTGTTCATCTATCTTTTGCTTTGGATGCTCCAAGTTACCAAATGATTCTAAATTTTGCTGATTTAAATCTTGAGTTTGCTGTCCAAAATCTTCAAATTTGTGACCTGAATGTTGACTTTGGTGATCCAACTTTTCAAATTGTTGCAAATTCTGTTGATTCAAATCTTGGCTTTGTTGCCCAAAGTCTTCCCGCTCTTGTCCACCATTTTGTTGATCTATTTTTTGCCTGTGATGTTCCAAGTGACCAAATGATTGTAAATTTTGTTGATTTACATCTTGAGTTTGCTGTCGAAAATCTTTTAACTGTTGATCTGAATGTTGACTTTGATGTTCCAAGTTTTCAAATTGTTGCAGATTCTGTTGATTAAAATTTTGAGTTTGTTGTCTAAAGTCTTCCAGCTCTTGTCCTGCATTTTGTTGGTCTATTTTTTGCCTGTGATGCTCCAAGCTACCAAATGATTCTAAATTTTGCTGATTTAAATCTTGAGTTTGCTGTTCAAAATCTTCAAATTTGTGACCTGAATGTTGACTTTGGTGATCCAACTTTTCAAATTGTTGCAAATTCTGTTGATTAAAATCTTGGCTTTGTTGCCCAAAGTCTTCCAGCTCTTGATCTGTTTTGTGCTGATCAATATTTGCCCTGTGATTACCAAATAATTCTagatcttgatttttttgcccGAAATCATCTAATTGTTGCTTTGTATTCTGTTGTTGGTCTAAGTCTTCCAGTTCGCGTCCAAAGctatttctattttctttttttgaattttgaaggtCAGAGTTTTGAATTTGCTGATCGAAATCTTtaaattgttgttgttgattTATTTCTTCTGTGTTTTCAAAGGTATGTTTAGATTCAGTATAAACTTGTTGATTCTTATGATCAGAAAAATTGCTGTTAGTACGATCTTGAGAATTATCATCAGAATTTGTGCTTAGCTCTGGGTTGTTTCTAGAGTTTTCGTTTATGTTAGGTTTCTTAGTGGTACTGGAACCACGAAACTTATGAAAATCGTTGGATTCTTGTTGCCTTTGATCTTCAAGCCATTGCTGTTGACCTATGCTCAGAACACTTAGTGTATCTTCCTGGTTTTTATTCTTAGGTTTTTCATTTTCAGTTCCTCTGGATAAGCTTAGTGCTTCAATTTCATCTGGGGTTTTTTCAGGCTTAATATGAGTGGAATAAGTTTGGGAATCGTCTTCTTTCTTTGGTATATTTACATCACTTGGACTGTCTTCCTCTGCACTAATGTCCCCACGGCCAATATCGGTCGGCTGTAATTTGTTTGTGGATACCTTATCCTTTGGCTTTTCCAAAGAACCCTCACTATTACTTTTCTCGTTCTTTGATTTGTCACTAGTACTTCTGATTCCGTCAAACGTAGCAGTTGGTTGAGACCCGGAATAATTAGTTTCATACTGATTATGATAGTAAGAGTTGCTAGTTTGTTCTGAACTGCTTTCATGGTGATTAGTGCTTCCTTGAGCATAATAAGAATGTTGCGAATTGTCGTAACCTGCGAATCCTTCAGAAAATTTATCTCTATCATTAGCTGAGAGAATAGTTTGCTCTTCAAGATTATCTATTTTATCCCATAAACTTTGCAAAGGGTTGTGGCTTGAAGTTTGTAACGTATTGCGATTGATTTGTTCTTGCCAATTAGCGCCTTGACTCTGTAAATAAGAATGGAAATTATTATAGCTATGTTGTTCATTATAAAAACTGTTTTGATGTCTGTTAACGTTTGTAACACCCCAGAACCCGGGTAACATTGGTTTATTAAAGTATGAATTTTCATTGTTTCGTACCGAATCAGTATATCCTGTTATGTGTTGAGTGTTCCAACTGTCTTCAGTTAGTTCCTTgtcttgtttattttgatttccaCCTAGAAAGTGTGTTTGAGTTTGTTGTTCTGTGTTTATTGTGTCTAGgtgttgtgttttatttatgttatttgtgTCATCCCATTGAGCTTGGACTTGTTGCCCTAAGTTTTTTATGTTATCCCATTCGTTTTGAGTTTGTTGTCCCAAATCTTCGACACTTTCAGGTTTATTTTGTTGTTCAGAATTGTCTGGTTGGTCCAAAACATGCTGTTTTTGCAGGGGAGAAGGGTCAAAAAAGTCCCACTTACTTTTTGGTTGTTGACCAAGATTTTCTAAATCATCAAATGTCTGTTGAGATTGCTGATTATCATGGTGGCCAAACTCTTCCAAATTTTGTGAATTAACATGCTGTTTGCTTTGATCCCATGTCTGCTGTATTTGTTGACCTAAATGATTTTCTGTTTGTTGACTTTGTCCGTGCCAATCCTGTGATTGCTGCCCTAGCTCCTCTAGTTTTTCGGGCTTACTCTGTGGCTGAAGGTCACCCCATGACTGTTGCGTTTGCTGACCAAGATCCTCGAGTTTCTCAGGTTTACTTTGTTGCTGAAGGTCTCCCCATGACTGTTGCGTTTGCTGACCAAGATCCTCGAGTTTCTCAGGTTTACTTTGTTGCTGAAGGTCACCCCATGACTGTTGCGTTTGCTGACCAAGGTCCTCGAGTTTTTCAGGTTTACTTTGTTGCTGCAGATCACCCCATGATTGTTGTGTTTGTTGTCCGAGGTCTTCTAGTTTTTCGGGTTTATTCTGCTGTTGGAAGTCACCCCAAGATTCTTGTGTTTGCTGACCTAGATCTTCTAATTGGTCAGGTTGAGTCTGTTGCTGAAAATTACCCCAAGACTGTTGCGTTTGCTGTCCCAAATTTTCTTCCCATCCGGTTTGTGCTTGCTGTCCGAGATCTTCTTGATATTGAAAATTGTTGTAAGATCTTTTAGCACGGACATTACCATATTCAT
This window encodes:
- the LOC141436178 gene encoding uncharacterized protein, which produces MRKLFLVAVIAALAWARPETYKETEDFQYSRSATDEGTKTGFYGAQRGNVGGNYERAHNMDSLAQHQMSGAVHQVEGELGDASKTKAGSVYTAANSRGIYGSGNFDLSNLEGRNFAESVSSDSSHSSLSSAFNQHSQNSGWRNQNRRFTGSGASDQFGQSSLHSGSLQARNSASSIDSHSSNSENQHGFSSGYHTQSGYNSESRYQGESDSAYNQRLSNAHLSSGYGAQAGDQTQSRYVVTPVRIYGRPGTQVAIPVFAQSSNTHRASAFDQNAINSEAEVFNNNQQHISSVPESNAKHYESSYNYRKAWERHSESNPSGVPSVAPTVNPFPANSELYDAQVGSASNRLQQANSHSFSSGNDYNAQSSIAHSGSTQSRHQTDYSSQHKSDINSNAYLSGTHGSLTGASIGTDVDSQPKSYQSSYSYHKSWERQGDPYVIVPETKTGVSSSQRHSSQYRQSNQHHSQGSAYDCNCDEYGNVRAKRSYNNFQYQEDLGQQAQTGWEENLGQQTQQSWGNFQQQTQPDQLEDLGQQTQESWGDFQQQNKPEKLEDLGQQTQQSWGDLQQQSKPEKLEDLGQQTQQSWGDLQQQSKPEKLEDLGQQTQQSWGDLQQQSKPEKLEDLGQQTQQSWGDLQPQSKPEKLEELGQQSQDWHGQSQQTENHLGQQIQQTWDQSKQHVNSQNLEEFGHHDNQQSQQTFDDLENLGQQPKSKWDFFDPSPLQKQHVLDQPDNSEQQNKPESVEDLGQQTQNEWDNIKNLGQQVQAQWDDTNNINKTQHLDTINTEQQTQTHFLGGNQNKQDKELTEDSWNTQHITGYTDSSQGANWQEQINRNTLQTSSHNPLQSLWDKIDNLEEQTILSANDRDKFSEGFAGYDNSQHSYYAQGSTNHHESSSEQTSNSYYHNQYETNYSGSQPTATFDGIRSTSDKSKNEKSNSEGSLEKPKDKVSTNKLQPTDIGRGDISAEEDSPSDVNIPKKEDDSQTYSTHIKPEKTPDEIEALSLSRGTENEKPKNKNQEDTLSVLSIGQQQWLEDQRQQESNDFHKFRGSSTTKKPNINENSRNNPELSTNSDDNSQDRTNSNFSDHKNQQVYTESKHTFENTEEINQQQQFKDFDQQIQNSDLQNSKKENRNSFGRELEDLDQQQNTKQQLDDFGQKNQDLELFGNHRANIDQHKTDQELEDFGQQSQDFNQQNLQQFEKLDHQSQHSGHKFEDFEQQTQDLNQQNLESFGSLEHHRQKIDQQNAGQELEDFRQQTQNFNQQNLQQFENLEHQSQHSDQQLKDFRQQTQDVNQQNLQSFGHLEHHRQKIDQQNGGQEREDFGQQSQDLNQQNLQQFEKLDHQSQHSGHKFEDFGQQTQDLNQQNLESFGNLEHPKQKIDEQNTGQQLEDFGQQSKDLNQQSLQQFENLDQQSQNLEQEKTWEQIGDLKPLSQIPMNVGKYNHQGRENDPKSNTQEIQEPISTNKEISKSQSVPENEAEMPPQVTSTTEKPGFWKSVGNKLSSAKDSVASWFKRS